The following are from one region of the Hymenobacter sp. YIM 151858-1 genome:
- a CDS encoding ribonuclease Z → MEFELTILGSASATPMLGRHHTAQVLTVGREPYLIDCGEATQERLIEQRMRFGRINRIFISHLHGDHFFGLFGLLGTLHLQGRHEPLYIYGPAGLDEIITTQLRCSGTPLAYDVEFTPVDTERHQLIFEDAAVQVYTLPMRHRIPCCGYLFREQPRRRRLIKENLPAGLTPEQLQALTRGHDLHDEGGHVLLRHADVTVAPPPPRTYAYCADTVYQENLAELVRGADLLYHEATFLHEMLERAQQTGHSTARQAGQLARLAEVKQLLIGHFSSRYRDLQPLLTEAKREFENTQLALEGLTVAV, encoded by the coding sequence TTGGAGTTCGAGCTAACCATTCTCGGCAGCGCCTCGGCCACTCCCATGCTGGGGCGCCACCACACGGCACAAGTGCTTACGGTAGGCCGCGAGCCCTACCTGATTGATTGCGGCGAGGCTACCCAGGAGCGCCTCATCGAGCAGCGCATGCGCTTTGGGCGCATCAACCGCATCTTTATTTCGCACCTGCACGGCGACCATTTTTTTGGCTTGTTTGGGCTCCTGGGCACCCTGCACCTGCAAGGCCGCCACGAACCGCTGTACATCTACGGCCCGGCCGGGCTCGATGAGATAATTACCACGCAGCTGCGCTGCTCCGGCACGCCCCTGGCCTACGACGTGGAGTTTACGCCCGTGGATACCGAGCGCCACCAGCTTATTTTTGAAGACGCCGCCGTGCAGGTGTATACCCTGCCCATGCGCCACCGCATTCCGTGCTGCGGCTACCTGTTCCGGGAGCAGCCGCGCCGCCGCCGCCTCATCAAGGAAAACCTCCCGGCCGGCCTCACGCCCGAGCAGCTGCAGGCCCTCACGCGCGGCCACGACCTGCACGACGAAGGCGGCCACGTGCTCCTGCGCCACGCCGACGTAACCGTGGCCCCGCCCCCGCCCCGCACCTACGCCTACTGCGCCGACACCGTGTACCAGGAAAACCTGGCCGAGTTGGTGCGCGGTGCCGATTTGCTGTATCACGAGGCCACTTTTTTGCACGAAATGCTCGAGCGCGCCCAGCAAACCGGCCACTCCACGGCCCGCCAGGCGGGCCAGCTGGCCCGCCTGGCCGAGGTAAAACAGCTGCTTATCGGGCACTTTTCGTCGCGCTACCGCGACTTGCAGCCCCTGCTCACCGAAGCCAAGCGCGAATTCGAAAACACCCAGCTTGCCCTCGAAGGCCTTACGGTAGCGGTTTAG